A section of the Vicinamibacteria bacterium genome encodes:
- a CDS encoding PIN domain-containing protein, which yields MSAKGLADTGAMLALLDGDDAWHKRCSDAFPSLRLPLATSAAVLAELFHLLRPGTEELERTWRFIRSGVVTVLPINDHDLSHLARLMVKYSDRPMDFADATLVRLAERETLSSIFTIDHDDFETYRIGGKTKFRITPPR from the coding sequence GCAAAAGGACTGGCTGACACTGGCGCGATGCTTGCGCTCCTAGACGGCGATGACGCCTGGCACAAACGATGCTCTGACGCGTTCCCCTCGCTGCGGCTTCCCCTCGCCACGTCGGCGGCCGTCCTCGCGGAGCTCTTCCACTTGTTGCGCCCAGGAACGGAAGAGCTCGAGCGCACTTGGCGCTTCATTCGTTCCGGCGTCGTGACAGTACTGCCGATTAACGATCACGACCTGTCCCATCTCGCACGACTCATGGTCAAGTACAGCGATCGGCCGATGGACTTCGCTGACGCGACGCTCGTACGCCTTGCCGAACGCGAGACGCTTTCATCTATATTTACGATCGACCACGACGACTTCGAGACCTACCGCATCGGAGGAAAGACGAAGTTTCGAATCACGCCGCCACGCTGA